Part of the Bacteriovorax stolpii genome, TTTTACTGGAGTTACAAAAAGGCCGCGATAATTCAAAACGTATCAACTGTCAGCATAAATCATTATATGACCAGGCCGTTGCGACTTTAATTCACGAATTCACTCATTCATACGACTTAAACAATGGACGCATTTCAAACTCAATGGAATACATCCGTCGCGCAGGCTTTAAAAAAGGTCTTCTAAAGATTAAAAATAAGAACGTAGAGGCAATGAGATCGGCCGATGCCTACGAGCTGGTAAATATTGCTGAATCATTTGCTGTTAACATGGAATACTTCACTATGGACCCGGAGTTCATGTGTAGAAAACCATCAATGTTTGAATACTTCAAAAAACAATTTGGAATCGATCCATACCCAAATAGAAATTGTAACATCAATAAGACGGTGATGATGACGACAATGAACGGTTTCATCCCGACAGCACTTGATGCAAGCAGAGTCTACCGCATTGATTACCTTCTTGCTTCAGCAGGAAAAGGGCTTCAAAGTGGATTTGGTCACTCGATGTTTAGAATTGTCGTGTGTGCTCCTGAGCGCTTTGACCCGATCACTAACCGTGTGGTTCCGGCAACTCCATTTGGAAAAAAATGTTTAGATGATAAGCTATATCACATCGTTGTAAGTTATAGAGCAAACGTTGAAGATGCAACCCTGAACTACCTAAAAGGTTTAACAGGTGGATACCCTTCAATGCTCTTTATCCTGAACTTTAGTGACGTGCTTGATGAGTACAACCGCGATGAGCTTCGCGATGTTATCTCATACCCACTTAACTTGACGGCAAAAGAGCGCGAAGAATTCGTCAACCGTGTAAGAGAAGAACATTGGAACTATAGAGGATCGTATAAGTTTATCAACGCTAACTGTGCGACAGAAAGTTATGACCTTTTAAAGTCAGCTCTTGATCGCTCACAACTAGACTCTAAGTCTTCAATCAGCCCAAATGGGGTTTTAGAAGACCTTGACCAGTTGAACTTCACATCTATGAAGAGCAATGAAGTTGAAACTTATAAAGCAAAAACAGAACAGATTATTTTAGCTTACAATAAAGCTTACGGATTTAAATTAAAGAGCAGCGAGAAATCAAACAAGTCAGCTGTTCAGAAATTTATGGATGAGAGTACAGCAGATGAAAGAATGGCGGCATTCCAGAAGTTTAAGAAAACAAAACTTCCAACGTCTGACTTAAATGCTGAAGTGAACCTTTTAAAAGAAAGACTGGTTCAAGCTTCATCTTTCTCGGTAATGGAGCAACAAATTCTAAGAACACTGGCACTTAAGTACAGAAAACAAGCGGCCGATATGTTCATGAATACAAAAGATGAAAAAATTAAGGAAATGGTAAAAGAAACAGGAGCGGCCTTTGCTCAGACATTCTCTGATCTTTCAAAAGAAGGTTACGGGATTCCGTTTGATACAGAGATGGTGACAAGAGAAGACCTGGCAGGAAAAGCGGAAGCTTCAACTGAGGCGCTGGCAAAAGCTGAAGCGGTTTTAAGAGATATCATGCCAAACGAGTTTGCGACATTGGAAAAGATCAATGCCAACGTAAAGACTTATAACACTGAATCTCTAGTGGTAAGAAAAGAGTTCAGAACAAAGCTGGATCAGTATGTAAACCAAGTTCTAAAAAACCTGGCACGCAACGACTTTACGAGAGAGACAATGGTTAAGGCAGCAGAAGGTGATAAAGAGAGCTTAACAAAAGTCAGGGAGCTGATTGGAAAAGACCTGGTGACTGATAAAGAAATTCTCGATGTGAAACTAAGAAAACTAATTCAAGAACTAGTATAAAAAAAGGGCCGGTAAAACCGGCCCTTTTTATTTTCTTCTATTTTGTAAGGATCAATTGGCTTGCTTCAATTAAAAGATCTACTGACTCATCAACTGAAAGTGTTTCATCCAAAGATTTAAGTGCTTCGATTTTGTTTTCCAGGTACACGCTGATTGAACCTGTCTGACTGTACTCTTGAACTTCCATCAAGATTTTTTGTGCTTCTCTTTTTTGTGACTCAGAAGTTGAAATTGAAGCAGCTTCAGATGTTGCTACTGTGACTGCAGTTGATAAAATAATCTCTGCAGCCGTAATGGCCGTCACTTGAGAAGTAGCATCAAAGGCAAAAGAAGCCTGAGACATTGCAGCGATTGATAAAGCGACCATAAGTTTTTTCATAACATACCCCTCAAAATGACATTTTCGTGAAGCTTATTTATCACAGGATGGACCCCATCAGTCATGGGCCTTGTAAAAATTATCTAAATACCAAAAAAAACAAAAAACCAGCTCATCATTTCGCCTCTTTTCTGGTATTTAAGGGCCATGGAAGAAAAGGCAAAACCCACACCTCCGCGCTGGGCGAAGATATTTAATATTATAGGAAAAGTGTTTATTGCACTTTGGGTCCTGGCCATTATTTATATAGGCTATCTCGTGTCTCCTTTTGTCGGAGCGATGTATTCCATTACCAAGATCCCAAGCTCGTATTTTGAAATTAAGGTCGATAAAGAAAACCATCGCGCGATTTATAAACAAGTGACCACCATGCCAGGGGACTGGGTGCCACTTGATAAAATTTCGAAACGTCTGCGAGGAGCGATTATTTCAAGTGAAGACGGGAAGTTTTACACTCACCCAGGTTATGACATAGAAGAGCTCCAGGACGCGATCAATGATGGTGTGGTGAAGAAAAAGAAAAAAGTTCGTGGCGCTTCAACGATCACCCAGCAATTGATTAAGAATCTTTATTTTCAAAGTGACCGCAGTGTCTGGAGAAAAGT contains:
- a CDS encoding DUF4105 domain-containing protein: MKKTLFSFLFLNLTLLGSAYAHDLSLKYAADTKESDKKVLEETMEEVAEYLPPKMKELMPKNIEIKVAALSNHKFIPDEVCSTSAHAAETKKDDNNNKKKEKPFIYGQYDSYRNILTINAPVLLELQKGRDNSKRINCQHKSLYDQAVATLIHEFTHSYDLNNGRISNSMEYIRRAGFKKGLLKIKNKNVEAMRSADAYELVNIAESFAVNMEYFTMDPEFMCRKPSMFEYFKKQFGIDPYPNRNCNINKTVMMTTMNGFIPTALDASRVYRIDYLLASAGKGLQSGFGHSMFRIVVCAPERFDPITNRVVPATPFGKKCLDDKLYHIVVSYRANVEDATLNYLKGLTGGYPSMLFILNFSDVLDEYNRDELRDVISYPLNLTAKEREEFVNRVREEHWNYRGSYKFINANCATESYDLLKSALDRSQLDSKSSISPNGVLEDLDQLNFTSMKSNEVETYKAKTEQIILAYNKAYGFKLKSSEKSNKSAVQKFMDESTADERMAAFQKFKKTKLPTSDLNAEVNLLKERLVQASSFSVMEQQILRTLALKYRKQAADMFMNTKDEKIKEMVKETGAAFAQTFSDLSKEGYGIPFDTEMVTREDLAGKAEASTEALAKAEAVLRDIMPNEFATLEKINANVKTYNTESLVVRKEFRTKLDQYVNQVLKNLARNDFTRETMVKAAEGDKESLTKVRELIGKDLVTDKEILDVKLRKLIQELV